A genomic region of Pseudomonas sp. RSB 5.4 contains the following coding sequences:
- a CDS encoding YheV family putative zinc ribbon protein codes for MSEAPVITKKRFIAGAVCPACSEPDKLMMWNEDSVPHRECVACGYSDTLNEQGLSVPKELGTRVNTSALKPAADKTVQAVQFFPNPKLKKKSED; via the coding sequence ATGAGTGAGGCACCTGTGATTACCAAGAAGCGCTTTATCGCCGGGGCTGTCTGCCCGGCGTGCAGCGAGCCGGACAAACTGATGATGTGGAACGAGGACAGCGTGCCGCACCGCGAGTGCGTGGCCTGCGGTTACTCGGATACGCTGAACGAGCAGGGGTTGTCGGTTCCCAAGGAACTGGGCACGCGGGTCAATACCAGCGCGCTCAAGCCGGCGGCGGACAAGACGGTCCAGGCCGTGCAGTTTTTCCCGAATCCGAAACTGAAGAAAAAGTCCGAAGACTGA
- the prlC gene encoding oligopeptidase A, translated as MSVNNPLLQSYDLPPFSTIRAEHVLPAIETILADNRAAIAEILKTQGQNPTWAGLVLAMDELNDRLGAAWSPVSHLNAVCNSAELREAYESCLPALSAYSTEMGQNRELFQAYEALANSPEAAGFDVAQKTILEHALRDFRLSGIDLPEAEQKRYAEVQSKLSELGSRFSNQLLDATQAWTKHVTDEAALAGLTDSAKAQMAAAAQAKGLDGWLITLEFPSYYAVMTYAQDRALREEVYAAYCTRASDQGPNAGQNDNGPVMEEILDLRQELAKLLGFASFAELSLATKMAESSDQVLSFLRDLAKRSKPFAAQDLQQLRAYAAEQGCADLQSWDSGFYGEKLREQRYSVAQETLRAYFPIDKVLGGLFAIVQRLYGIEIAELKGFDTWHPDVRLFEIKENGQHVGRFFFDLYARANKRGGAWMDGARDRRRTVDGVLQSPVANLVCNFTPADSGKPALLTHDEVTTLFHEFGHGLHHLLTRVDHAGVSGINGVAWDAVELPSQFMENWCWEPEGLALISGHYETGEPLPQDLLEKMLAAKNFQSGLMMVRQLEFSLFDFELHATHGDGRSVAQVLEGVRDEVSVMRPPAYNRFPNSFAHIFAGGYAAGYYSYKWAEVLSADAFSKFEEDGVLNAETGRAFREAILARGGSQAPMVLFVDFRGREPSIDALLRHSGLSEDAAA; from the coding sequence GTGAGCGTGAACAACCCTCTTCTGCAGTCCTACGACCTGCCGCCGTTCTCCACGATCCGTGCCGAACACGTGCTGCCAGCCATCGAAACGATCCTGGCCGACAACCGCGCCGCCATCGCCGAAATTCTCAAGACCCAGGGCCAGAATCCGACGTGGGCCGGCCTGGTGCTGGCGATGGACGAACTCAACGATCGCCTCGGCGCTGCCTGGAGTCCGGTCAGCCACCTCAACGCCGTGTGCAACAGCGCAGAACTGCGCGAAGCCTACGAGTCGTGCCTGCCGGCCCTGAGCGCCTATTCCACCGAGATGGGCCAGAACCGCGAATTGTTCCAGGCTTATGAAGCGTTGGCCAACAGCCCGGAAGCCGCCGGTTTCGATGTGGCGCAAAAAACCATTCTGGAACACGCCCTGCGCGATTTCCGTCTGTCGGGTATCGACCTGCCGGAAGCCGAACAGAAGCGTTACGCCGAAGTGCAGAGCAAACTGTCCGAGCTGGGCAGCCGCTTCTCCAACCAGTTGCTCGACGCCACGCAAGCCTGGACCAAGCACGTCACCGACGAAGCCGCCCTCGCCGGCCTGACCGATTCGGCCAAGGCGCAAATGGCCGCCGCCGCGCAGGCCAAAGGCCTCGACGGCTGGCTGATCACACTGGAATTCCCGAGCTACTACGCGGTGATGACCTACGCGCAGGACCGTGCGCTGCGTGAAGAAGTCTACGCCGCCTACTGCACCCGTGCGTCGGATCAAGGCCCGAACGCCGGTCAGAACGACAACGGCCCGGTGATGGAAGAGATCCTCGACCTGCGTCAGGAGCTGGCCAAGCTGCTGGGCTTCGCCAGTTTCGCCGAGCTGAGCCTGGCGACCAAAATGGCCGAGTCCAGCGATCAGGTGCTGAGCTTCCTGCGCGACCTGGCCAAGCGCAGCAAGCCGTTCGCCGCGCAGGATCTGCAGCAGCTGCGCGCCTACGCCGCCGAGCAGGGCTGCGCTGATCTGCAAAGCTGGGACAGCGGTTTCTACGGGGAAAAACTCCGCGAGCAACGCTACAGCGTCGCTCAGGAAACGCTGCGCGCCTACTTCCCGATCGATAAAGTCCTCGGCGGTCTGTTCGCCATCGTCCAGCGCCTGTACGGCATCGAAATCGCTGAACTGAAAGGCTTCGATACCTGGCACCCGGACGTGCGCCTGTTCGAAATCAAGGAAAACGGCCAGCATGTCGGCCGCTTCTTCTTCGACCTGTATGCACGCGCCAACAAGCGCGGCGGTGCGTGGATGGACGGCGCCCGCGACCGTCGCCGCACCGTCGACGGCGTGCTGCAAAGCCCGGTGGCGAACCTGGTGTGTAACTTCACCCCGGCCGACAGCGGCAAGCCTGCGCTGCTGACCCACGATGAAGTGACCACCCTGTTCCATGAATTCGGCCATGGCCTGCATCACCTGCTGACCCGCGTTGATCACGCCGGTGTCTCCGGGATCAACGGCGTGGCGTGGGATGCGGTCGAGCTGCCAAGCCAGTTCATGGAAAACTGGTGCTGGGAGCCGGAAGGCCTGGCGCTGATCTCCGGTCACTACGAAACCGGCGAACCACTGCCGCAAGACCTGCTGGAAAAAATGCTCGCAGCGAAGAACTTCCAGTCTGGGCTGATGATGGTGCGGCAGCTGGAATTCTCGCTGTTCGACTTCGAACTGCACGCCACCCACGGTGACGGTCGCAGCGTGGCCCAGGTGCTGGAGGGCGTGCGCGATGAGGTGTCGGTGATGCGTCCACCGGCGTACAACCGCTTCCCCAACAGCTTCGCGCACATCTTCGCCGGCGGTTACGCGGCGGGTTACTACAGCTACAAGTGGGCGGAAGTGCTGTCAGCCGATGCCTTCTCCAAGTTCGAAGAAGACGGCGTGCTCAACGCCGAGACCGGGCGCGCCTTCCGCGAAGCGATTCTGGCGCGTGGCGGTTCGCAGGCGCCGATGGTGCTGTTCGTCGACTTCCGTGGCCGTGAGCCATCGATTGACGCACTCTTGCGCCATAGCGGCCTGAGTGAGGACGCAGCAGCATGA
- a CDS encoding gamma carbonic anhydrase family protein, giving the protein MPVRKYQNHTPQLGKGAFVDASAVVIGDVEIGEDSSVWPLTVIRGDMHRIRIGARTSVQDGCVLHITHAGPFNPDGFPLLIGDDVTIAHKVMLHGCSVGSRVLIGMGSIVMDGAVVEDDVIIGAGSLVPPGKRLQSGFLYVGSPVKQIRPLTDKEQAFFTYSAANYVKLKDLHLAEGYDQL; this is encoded by the coding sequence GTGCCCGTTCGCAAGTACCAGAATCACACCCCGCAACTCGGCAAAGGCGCGTTTGTCGACGCCTCGGCGGTGGTGATCGGCGACGTCGAAATCGGCGAAGACAGCTCCGTCTGGCCGCTGACCGTGATCCGTGGCGACATGCACCGCATCCGCATCGGTGCGCGCACCAGCGTGCAGGACGGCTGCGTGCTGCACATCACCCACGCCGGACCGTTCAACCCGGACGGCTTCCCGCTGCTGATCGGCGATGACGTGACCATCGCCCACAAGGTCATGCTGCATGGCTGCAGCGTCGGCAGTCGCGTGTTGATCGGCATGGGCAGCATCGTCATGGACGGCGCGGTGGTCGAGGATGATGTGATCATCGGCGCCGGCAGCCTGGTGCCGCCGGGCAAGCGCCTGCAAAGTGGCTTTCTCTACGTGGGCAGCCCGGTGAAGCAGATCCGCCCGCTGACCGACAAGGAGCAAGCCTTCTTCACCTACAGCGCGGCGAACTACGTGAAGCTCAAGGACCTGCATCTGGCCGAAGGCTACGACCAGCTCTGA
- a CDS encoding HAD family hydrolase, translating into MHYQTVLFDLDGTLTDPREGITRSIQFALSKLGIDEPDLTRLEHFIGPPLLQAFMQFYGFDEAKAWQAVNFYRERFKVTGLYENRVFEGVTPLLETLSGQGRQLYIATSKPWEFAREIARHFDFAKHFKVIYGSELDGTRTNKVELIAHLIAEEGLDPANTLMIGDRKHDLIGARSNGVDAAAVGYGFGSFEELSAEAPAYHFETLAELHQAFLRR; encoded by the coding sequence ATGCATTACCAGACCGTACTGTTCGACCTCGATGGCACCCTGACCGACCCGCGTGAAGGCATCACCCGTTCCATCCAGTTTGCCTTAAGCAAACTCGGCATCGACGAGCCGGACCTGACCAGGCTCGAACACTTCATCGGCCCGCCGCTGTTGCAGGCGTTCATGCAGTTCTATGGCTTCGACGAGGCCAAGGCCTGGCAAGCGGTGAATTTCTACCGCGAGCGCTTCAAGGTCACCGGCCTGTACGAAAACCGTGTGTTCGAGGGCGTCACGCCGCTGCTGGAAACCCTGAGCGGGCAAGGGCGACAGCTGTATATCGCGACCTCCAAACCTTGGGAGTTCGCCCGGGAAATCGCCCGGCACTTCGACTTCGCTAAACACTTCAAGGTGATCTACGGCAGTGAGCTGGATGGCACGCGGACCAACAAGGTCGAGCTGATTGCGCACCTGATCGCCGAAGAAGGGCTGGATCCGGCCAATACGCTGATGATCGGTGACCGCAAGCATGACCTGATCGGTGCGCGCAGCAACGGCGTGGATGCGGCGGCGGTGGGGTATGGGTTTGGCAGTTTTGAAGAGTTGAGTGCCGAGGCGCCGGCTTATCACTTTGAAACGCTGGCGGAGTTGCACCAGGCGTTTTTGCGGCGCTGA
- a CDS encoding aminopeptidase, whose protein sequence is MSRPLPSHGLLDRVFRILFPGVMLLLLNGCSSVSYYSQLAGGQLQLLRAREPVAEVIADPSRDATLRAHLVQSQKARVFASEHLHLPDNQSYRLYADIGRPYVVWNVFATPEFSLTPQSHCFPIAGCVAYRGYYSQSAARGEAALQRLQGMDVSIGGVEAYSTLGWFNDPILNSMMGWGDERVATLIFHELAHQRFYVKDDTEFNESYATFVEQEGTRQWRAFRGLPPENSSLITQRDQFTVLVLETRSRLEKLYTQPLPAEQMRARKAAEFERFRQNYRVMRDSQWGGDKRYDTWVNAPLNNARLLPFGLYDQWVPAFAALFRQVGGDWPRFYAEVERLGELPVAERKAALRALAES, encoded by the coding sequence TTGAGCAGGCCGCTTCCAAGCCATGGGTTACTTGATCGCGTTTTTCGGATTTTGTTTCCGGGTGTGATGCTTTTGTTGCTCAACGGTTGTTCCAGCGTCAGCTATTACAGCCAGTTGGCTGGCGGCCAGTTGCAGTTGCTGCGGGCGCGTGAGCCGGTGGCGGAGGTGATTGCCGACCCGAGCCGCGACGCAACATTGCGCGCGCACCTGGTCCAGTCGCAAAAGGCCCGAGTCTTCGCCAGCGAGCACTTGCACCTGCCGGACAACCAGAGCTATCGGCTGTACGCTGACATCGGCCGGCCCTATGTGGTGTGGAACGTGTTCGCCACTCCGGAGTTTTCCCTGACGCCCCAGAGCCATTGCTTCCCGATTGCCGGGTGCGTGGCCTACCGCGGCTATTACAGTCAGAGCGCGGCCCGTGGCGAGGCGGCGCTCCAGCGCCTGCAGGGCATGGACGTGTCGATTGGCGGCGTCGAGGCCTACTCGACGCTCGGCTGGTTCAATGACCCGATTCTCAATTCGATGATGGGCTGGGGCGACGAACGCGTGGCCACGCTGATCTTTCACGAACTGGCGCACCAGCGCTTCTACGTGAAAGACGACACCGAGTTCAACGAGTCTTACGCCACCTTCGTCGAACAGGAAGGCACCCGCCAGTGGCGCGCGTTTCGCGGCTTGCCGCCGGAGAACAGCTCGTTGATCACCCAGCGCGACCAGTTCACCGTACTGGTGCTCGAGACCCGTTCACGTCTGGAGAAGCTCTATACGCAGCCGCTGCCAGCCGAACAGATGCGCGCGCGCAAAGCGGCGGAGTTCGAGCGGTTTCGCCAGAATTACCGGGTGATGCGCGACAGCCAGTGGGGCGGCGACAAGCGTTATGACACTTGGGTCAATGCGCCGTTGAATAATGCGCGGTTGTTGCCGTTCGGGCTGTATGACCAGTGGGTGCCGGCGTTTGCAGCGTTGTTCAGGCAGGTCGGGGGGGATTGGCCGCGGTTTTATGCTGAGGTCGAGAGGCTGGGTGAGCTGCCGGTGGCTGAGCGTAAGGCGGCACTTAGAGCGCTGGCCGAATCCTGA
- a CDS encoding DUF1161 domain-containing protein: MKRIGLAILCSALATSVLAAPKDCEELKKEIEIKIQANAVPSYTLEIVSKEEADKHDAAMVVGTCEYGTKAVIYQKNGI, translated from the coding sequence ATGAAACGTATTGGCTTGGCGATCCTCTGCAGTGCACTGGCCACCTCGGTTCTCGCCGCACCCAAAGACTGCGAAGAACTCAAGAAAGAAATCGAAATCAAGATCCAGGCGAATGCCGTGCCCTCCTACACACTGGAAATCGTCAGCAAGGAAGAGGCCGACAAACACGACGCGGCGATGGTCGTCGGTACCTGCGAGTACGGCACCAAAGCGGTCATCTATCAGAAAAACGGCATCTGA
- a CDS encoding OsmC family protein, with translation MAIVKKASAHWAGDLKTGIGSISTETGVLREAPYGFKARFEGGKGTNPEELIGAAHAGCFSMAFSMILGDAGLKAESIDTQAEVTLDQVEGGFAITAIKLILKAKIPGATQAQFEELSNKAKEGCPVSKVLNAKITLEASLVS, from the coding sequence ATGGCTATCGTGAAGAAAGCATCCGCGCATTGGGCAGGCGATCTGAAAACCGGCATCGGCTCGATCTCTACCGAGACTGGCGTGCTCAGAGAAGCGCCGTACGGCTTCAAGGCCCGCTTCGAAGGCGGCAAGGGCACCAACCCGGAAGAACTGATCGGCGCGGCGCATGCCGGCTGTTTTTCCATGGCGTTCTCGATGATTCTCGGTGATGCGGGCCTGAAGGCCGAGAGCATCGACACCCAGGCTGAAGTCACCTTGGATCAGGTCGAAGGTGGCTTTGCCATCACCGCGATCAAGTTGATCCTCAAGGCGAAAATCCCGGGCGCTACTCAGGCGCAGTTTGAAGAGCTGAGCAACAAGGCCAAGGAAGGATGCCCGGTGTCCAAGGTGTTGAATGCGAAGATTACCCTTGAGGCTTCGCTGGTCAGCTGA
- a CDS encoding LLM class flavin-dependent oxidoreductase has translation MKQLSDVKFSTLDLVPVRENGSPAQSLRNSLDLAQHVEKFGYTRFWVAEHHNMDGIASSATSVLLGYLAGGTSTIRVGSGGVMLPNHAPLVIAEQFGTLESLYPGRIDLGLGRAPGSDQMTARALRRERSGSADDFPEDVAELARFLGPRTPDQRVIAMPGTGTNVPIWLLGSSLFSAQLAGERGLPYAFASHFAPRFMHEAIRVYRNHFKPSAVLDKPYVMLGVPLVAADTDEQADYLATSVYQRILALMRGQSLVQRPPVKSMDGLWLPHEREAVGDFLGLAMVGSPQKIRAKLEVLVEQTQADELIFTCDLYEHADRLHSYELLAQVMKG, from the coding sequence ATGAAGCAACTGTCCGATGTAAAGTTTTCCACCCTCGATCTGGTGCCCGTGCGCGAGAACGGCAGCCCGGCGCAATCGCTGCGCAATTCGCTGGATCTGGCGCAGCATGTCGAGAAATTCGGCTATACGCGCTTCTGGGTCGCCGAACACCACAACATGGATGGCATCGCCAGCTCCGCCACCTCGGTGCTGCTGGGGTATCTGGCCGGCGGCACCTCGACAATTCGTGTCGGCTCCGGCGGGGTGATGCTGCCCAACCACGCGCCGCTGGTGATCGCCGAGCAGTTCGGCACTCTCGAAAGCCTGTATCCGGGACGCATCGATCTGGGTCTGGGCCGCGCGCCCGGCTCCGACCAGATGACTGCCCGCGCCCTGCGCCGCGAACGCTCCGGCAGTGCCGATGATTTCCCGGAAGACGTCGCCGAGCTGGCGCGCTTCCTCGGCCCGCGCACCCCGGATCAACGGGTGATCGCCATGCCCGGCACCGGCACCAACGTGCCGATCTGGTTGCTCGGTTCCAGCCTGTTCAGCGCGCAACTGGCCGGTGAGCGCGGTTTGCCTTACGCCTTCGCCTCGCATTTCGCCCCGCGTTTCATGCACGAGGCGATTCGCGTCTATCGCAACCACTTCAAGCCGTCGGCCGTACTCGACAAGCCTTATGTGATGCTCGGTGTGCCGCTGGTGGCGGCCGATACCGATGAGCAGGCCGACTACCTGGCGACCTCGGTGTACCAGCGCATTCTCGCGTTGATGCGTGGGCAAAGTCTGGTGCAGCGCCCGCCGGTGAAGAGCATGGATGGCCTATGGCTGCCCCATGAGCGAGAAGCGGTGGGTGATTTCCTTGGCCTGGCGATGGTCGGCAGCCCGCAGAAAATCCGCGCGAAGCTGGAGGTACTGGTCGAGCAGACGCAGGCTGATGAGCTGATCTTCACGTGCGACCTGTATGAGCATGCCGATCGCTTGCACTCCTACGAACTGCTGGCTCAAGTCATGAAGGGTTGA
- a CDS encoding DUF1161 domain-containing protein, producing the protein MKKFILAVGLLSLAGGAFAAGKPCDQLEKEIKDKLEAKGVHGYALQIVDKAGNTGANGQTVGTCEGGSKLIVYKRG; encoded by the coding sequence ATGAAGAAGTTCATATTGGCAGTAGGTTTGTTGAGCCTTGCGGGTGGCGCGTTTGCTGCTGGCAAGCCGTGTGATCAGTTGGAGAAGGAAATCAAGGACAAGCTGGAAGCCAAAGGCGTACATGGTTACGCGCTGCAGATTGTCGACAAGGCCGGCAATACCGGTGCCAATGGCCAAACCGTCGGCACCTGCGAAGGTGGCAGTAAATTAATCGTCTACAAACGCGGTTGA